The proteins below are encoded in one region of Epinephelus lanceolatus isolate andai-2023 chromosome 7, ASM4190304v1, whole genome shotgun sequence:
- the rab33ba gene encoding RAB33B, member RAS oncogene family a encodes MAESGSSVEFSGSLTSSTLPPPRTRIFKIIVIGDSGVGKTCLTYRFCAGKFPEKTEATIGVDFRERLVEIDGEKIKIQLWDTAGQERFRKSMVQHYYRNVHAVVFVYDVTNAASFRSLPAWIEECKQHALGTEVPRILVGNKCDLQDSVQVSTDVAQQFADAHSMPLFETSAKNPSSQGEGNSGGGNSDHVEAIFMTVAHKLKSQKPLVLSQPPGGSGGTINLSGRRDDGGDRTRSWGCSSC; translated from the exons ATGGCGGAGAGCGGGTCTTCGGTTGAATTTTCCGGCTCTCTGACGAGCTCGACTCTTCCGCCGCCGAGGACCCGCATCTTTAAGATCATCGTGATCGGGGACTCTGGTGTCGGGAAGACCTGCCTCACCTACCGCTTCTGTGCCGGGAAGTTCCCCGAGAAGACTGAGGCCACGATCGGGGTGGACTTCAGGGAGAGGCTGGTCGAGATTGACGGCGAGAAAATCAAG ATCCAGCTGTGGGACACTGCAGGTCAGGAGCGCTTCAGGAAGTCCATGGTGCAGCACTACTACCGCAACGTTCACGCTGTTGTCTTCGTCTATGATGTCACCAATGCTGCCAGCTTCCGCAGCCTCCCAGCCTGGATTGAGGAGTGCAAGCAGCACGCACTGGGCACAGAGGTACCCAGAATCCTGGTTGGAAACAAGTGTGACCTTCAAGACTCTGTGCAAGTGAGCACAGATGTGGCTCAACAGTTTGCGGATGCCCACTCTATGCCTCTGTTTGAGACGTCTGCAAAGAACCCAAGCAGCCAGGGAGAGGGAAACTCTGGTGGAGGAAACAGTGACCACGTTGAGGCTATTTTTATGACGGTTGCCCACAAGCTGAAGTCTCAGAAGCCTCTGGTACTGAGCCAGCCACCTGGGGGATCAGGGGGTACCATCAACCTGAGCGGGAGGAGGGATGATGGGGGAGATCGGACCAGGAGCTggggctgcagcagctgctga